The Macaca nemestrina isolate mMacNem1 chromosome 1, mMacNem.hap1, whole genome shotgun sequence genome contains the following window.
tgggcaacaagagtgaaactccgtctccaaaaaaaaaatccctctttacctcccagtctgtggctgtCCAGGGGTCGGGTGGGGAGGGTCTCTTCTTGCCTCTCTCAGTTCTTTTCTGTCCCATCTGgcttccccttctctccccaaACCTCTATCCACTAGTTATTTCCCAGGGTTTTTCCTCTGTGCCCACCCCCACCCAGTATCATCTCTGCCCTTGTCCCTCCAAAGCTGGGCCTGGccatcccccctccccgctcTCTTACCTCCACATCTGACCATCTGCAGAGTCCTGGGTGTGGCCCCTGGACTCCTCGTTGGCTCCTGAGACTGTCCCTGTCCAATCTTCTTTCCACTCCCCACTCCCGCACCTGCCtgtcctcctcccttccctgcctcaaTGAATGGTGCCCCCACATGTCTGGTCTGTGGGGGCACCATTCATTGGAGCAGGGTCCAGGCAAGTGCAAGGTTCCGGTCTTGGTAATTAGAATGCTGGAGCCACTGACAaaagatttcagagaaagaaaggattTCTAAATTTGTTCTTGAGTAGGTTAAGGTTATTTCAAAATCAAGAGAAGGCCTTGATGGATCGGAATGTGAGTTGAGATAGCCACAACCTTTGTTATGTCAGTTGTGTGAAGTGTTTGTAaaatctctgttttattttttaatttttaattaattaattaatttacttattgagacagagtctcgctctgtcgctcaggctgtagtgcagtggtgtgatctcggctcactgcaacctctacttcctggcttcaagtgattctcctgcctcagcctcctgagtagctgggattacaggcatgtgccaccacacccggctaattttgtacttttagtagagacagggtttctccatgttggtcaggctggtctcaaactctcaacctcaggtgatcctcaggattacaaacgtgagccaccacgcccagttgcACAGCTCTTATAGCTATAAATTCCAGATCCTCTGgagctttattttcttctctaaatatAGATGATTATTTTGATCACAGGTTTTATTATGATGCAAGTAGGATTGAAATAAAGCCCAATCACTATGCCCAGGAAAGTCAAAGTGTCAAGAACAGAAAGATTTCTGTATCAATTCTGAGAGGACAGGCACCACAGATACTAGAATCAGaatgcattttacttttattttattttattttatttttgagacagaatcttgctctgttgcccaggctggagtacagtggtgtgatctcagctcactgcaacttccgcctcctgggtttaagtgattctcatgcctcaacttcccgagcagctggaattacaagcgcacaccaccatgcccagctaatttttgtatttttaatagaaacgcagtctcgccatgttggccaggctggtcttgaactcctggcctcaagtgatccgcccacctcggcctcccaaagtgcttcgattacaggagtgagccatggtGCTGGCcctgaaagcatttttttttttttttttttttttttttgagacggagtctcgctctgtagcccaggctggagtgcagtggccggatctcagctcactgcaagctccgcctcccgggttcacgccattctccggcctcagcctcccgagtagctgggactacaggcgctgccacctcgtctggctattttttgtatttcttagtagagacggggtttcaccgtgttagccaggatggtctcgatctcctgacctcgtgatccgcccatctcggcctcccaaagtgctgggatttcaggcttgagccaccgcgcccggcccctgaaAGCATTTTAATCCTAGTTTCCTGTATTACTTAACCAAGATCTTTACCAAGTCTTGGCCAACTCAAGCTCTTTCCTTAGTTTACAATTAGGTTGACCTAATCTCTGTAGAACTTTCTGCTCCTTCCTCAATTTCCAGAGCTttgattaaaatggaaaattacagccgggcgcagtagctcatgcctgtaatcccagcactttgggaggctgaggctaccaaatgacttgaggtcaggagttccagacaagtgtgggcaacatggcaaaaccccatctctactaaaaatacaaaaaattagccttggcacatgcctgtaatcccagttattcaagatgctgaggaatgagaatcgcttgaacctggaaggcggaggctgcagtgagttgagattcggccactgcactccagcctgggtgacagagcaagactccgtctcaaaaataattaattaaaataaaatagaaaattacaaaaatacagaataaaatgtgttttattcatgttttacAAAGTCTTTATTATCTGAGTTGGGGTTGCACAACCCACACTTAACCCCAGGTCTTAGGTCCATAGTGGTGGAGGAGTTTAGCCCAGATCCAGTGACAGGACAAGTAAACAATGACACATTGGGGTTTCTGCCCTCAGGTTACAGTATCTCCACATGTAAGTGCTTAGAATATAGTGCAGCGAATAATAAGAATAGAGAAAACTGAGCAAGGGCTCCCCAGTGGCCAAGGACTCTCATTCCTGAGAAGCACAAACTAGGTGAGGTAACTTGTCAAGGGAAGCAAATTCAGGGCTCACTAGAGAGCACAGAGCATTTGTCCATCAGCAATTCAGTCATCACCAGCTCTCCTGGTACCCTAGAACACTTCAGAAACACACACAAGTCAAGTCCCTTGGTGGCTACACCAGGCGCCTACGGCTGGAGTCCCCTTGGCACGAGTGCCCCATCTGAGGCACAGCTGCACTTCTGCACCctcatgttgggcaggctgaccACCTGGGGCCTGGTCCTGCCTCCCTCCTTGATGCTGACGATCATGGGCAGCGAGGCAGTCTCCGAGGCGATGCACTGTCGTGGCCCCAGAAACGGCCACTTGAAGGCCAGGGCCTCCGGGGGCTGCTGGCAGGTGCCCACACACTCATAAGCCAGGAAGCCCGGGGGCTCCAGCACCCAGTTATCGGCCCACTTCATCCCCTGCAGGTCAATGTACATCTCCTGGCGGCAGCAACGGGTGCCCTCGGTCACTGGTGCTTCAGGGTCACAGTCGCCCTGAGCTCTGTGTGGGCAAAGAGAGCAGGGTCAGCAGTCAGttgggaaggctgaggtcagagggCATCTGGGATGGAGATTTATGATCCATCTCTCAACTTCAAAAAGCTGGATTTTTGTGATATAGGATAGACAGCTACAAATAACTTGAAAATTAATAACTGATATTTACTGAGGACCTCCTGAGAGTCAGAGGAAGAATTGTATACGTTGTCTCATTCATTCCCAGAGCACTCTGAAAAGTtgtccatttcaaaacaaatttaattgcctctctgtctctttattCGGCTCACCAGTTTAACCCTCAGCACCTACCCGTAGTCTCCGAGGTCCAGGGTGTGCAGCTCCAGCTGGGGCTCCCCAAGCCCGGCCGGCGCCCCCTGCGAGGCAAAGCGGACCAGCTCGTGGGCGCCGGACGCCAGTGGGCCCGGATGCTCCCTCTGCACCGACACCTGTAGCAGCAGCGGCTGCCGGGGCCGGCTCAGCTGCTGCCAGAAGTTCACGGCCTCGGTCACGTCGAAGACCTTCCAGCCGCTCTCGTGGACGGACACCAGCCTGAGACACGACACGGAGACCCAGCGCCGCGTGAGGGCGGGGACTGGGACTGGCCCGGAGGACCCCGCTCCGCCCCCCGCGTCCCCGCCCCCAAACCAGGCCGAGcagccccctccccctgccctgcGCGCCCGCAAGCGACCCCCACCTGGAGTCGATGAGAGAAGTGCGGTTGGAGCCGTCGTCGCGGACGCGAAGCCACTCGACGGTCACCCGGGCCCGGGCGCTGCGCGGGGACAGCCGCCCGTGCCTGTGCAGCGTGGCCTTGGGGACCGGCTCCTGGAAGAGCCGCAGTATGGCCTGCACCAGCTCGCTGTTGGGCGGCAGCCGCTGCTCCATGCCGAACACCAGCAGGTGGGTGCTGGCCTCCGACGCCAGGAACCTGCCGGCCACCTCTGGGGACAAGAGCAGGGTCAGCAGGGCCTCCCTGGACTCCGGGGAAACTCTGAGGATGGCAGGGCCACTGAGCTGGCAGCCAGGCCAAGGAGACACCGGCCCCTGTTCTATCTCTGGGGCAAACCCAGTTTAAAAATATCCCTTGGATTTGGGCCTTGTTTAGTAATCATCTCAATCCAGCTTGCAGGGGCGCCTGTGGGACCCTGAGCTAGCAAGTTTGCCTCAACTGAGATGCTGGGAGCAGAATCCTCACCCAGGTGCCTGGCCTTGGGTCTAGCTCTGCGCACTGAGGAGTTAGGGAGGTGAGAGGCTGCACCCCTGACAGCCAGGTATAACCCAGGTAGTCTACTTAAGTGCAGTATTTTCCAGTTACCCAAACGCGCTTCTATTTACAATGACTCATTTTGATGTTCACAATGCTGGAAGACCGGCAAGACATAGTTATACCCCAGTTCCACATAAGCGAATGgttgtgagatgattttaaagcaATATGCTCCAAGTAGAGCTCAGACCAGAGtggcagtatgaaaacagacccCGGGAGTCCTGACTGCCTCCACCACTGCATGCTGAGGCCCCGCCATCCTCACAGGCCCGGCCCCACCTCACTGCCCTTTAGACTGTGGCCCTCACCCAGCCTCCCACAGACCTCTGCAAGGCCAGGAGCCTTTGACGCCACCGGAGTGGACACATCTGACCTGCCCCATGGGACCaggggcagcagggagggagggcctCACCTTGGAAGCTCTGGCTGAACCTCTTGCCGCGGGAGCGGTCCCCGTGGCTGCGCTGCAGCAGGGTCACGTATTGGGCCCTCACGTGGGCGGGGATGACCAGCTCCTCCATGTCGGCCCTGTCCAGTACCGGTGCCTCGCTGAGCTGCAGCTGCTGCAGCAGGCTGCTCAGGAGCTGCTCCCCAGTCAGGGCCGACCCGGGGCCGGCCAGGGGCAGCACCCAGAGTGCCCAGCAGAGCCACAAGGGTCGCATGGCACTGCCTGGAAGGAGCGGTGGGCAGAATGGGAATGTCCCACGAGATGGCTGAAGGAGGGTCTTAGGCAGCTGGATGTGCTGAGAGCCAAGCCTGGGCAGCTTTATAgcctggggtggagggaggaggtaaggagtggagagggaaggagggagggaggtcaCACCCCTGGGACCTCCTGGGAGCTCACAGCCAGACAGGTCCCAGAGCTGGGAGGAGGGGCTGTCTAGATAGGACAAGTCTGTCTGGGCTGTGAACAGCTGGCTACGGCTGTCTGTACAATGGTCGTGAACCCCTAATGTGGGTTGAGGCCTGACCAGTTAAATTAAAAAGCTCATTTCCTAGAGTAGACATGGGGCTCTCATTCTCTGCAAGAGGCTCAGTTCCCCCAGTTGCTGGTAAGTGGACCTAGAGGCTTGTTCCTTGCTGCAACCAACCAATCAACAGGAACGAGAATGACTTGGGCAATGTAAGGGCCAATCCGGCCTGCAGGGATGAGCATCTGGGCCCCTGCTCAGAGGGTCCTGGGGCCTCATGAGATCCTGAGCTGGTGGTCCCCAGTTGTGAAACCAGACTTCCCACTGTTCTGGGGAGACCTTCCTAGGCAAGGGAGCCTGGGAGCATTTAGTACCAATGGGGTTTTGTCCAATAAGGAAGGAGCTCAtcctctccctcatccctgcTGTTCACAGAATTAAAGTTTAGAGTTGAAAGGAATATCCAGGCTACCTTCTCccccagtttttttttccttttgaggcagagtttcattcttgttgcccaggctggagtgcaatggccgagtctcagctcatggcaacctctccCAATTTTTGAGCTgaaaaaaaactgaggctcagagatgtgtCAACTTCCTGAAGCTCACAAAGTTAATGATCAATGTCCATCTAAAGTCAGGTCTTGCAATTCACAAAGTTCTTGGCACACTCAAATTATTTACAGCCTAGTTTTGACCTATGCCCTAAAGGGAGTCAGGTGGTCTCAATCCAGGTGATCAGGTCTAGGCTGGGGCAGGGGGACAATCCCCCAAGACAGAGGACCTCTATCCTGAATGTGGATTTGTGATCTGGTTAAAGAGTTTTGctggggaaataaaacaattgGGTGATCAGCCAGGGGTAGGGCTACCAGATAAAATACAAGACACTATTTGGGACataattatactaaaaaattattcattgtctACCTGACATTCAAATTTCACCAGAGtcctatattttaatttattttttcttttttcttttttttttttttttttttttttgagacacagtctcgctctgtcgcccaggctggagtgcagtggccggatctccgctcactgcaagctccgcctcccggatttacgccattctcctgcctcagcctcccaagtagctgggactacaggcgcccgccacctcgcccggctagttttttttttttttaagtagagccgggatttcaccatgttagccaggatggtctcaatctgatgacctcgtgatccgcccgtctcggcctcccaaagtgctcggattataggcttgagccacctcacccTTCTTTGTCACATCTGGCAACGCTAGCCAGAGGTCAGAAAAAGAAAGCGAATGTGGATTGGGAGACTGTTTACAATGGGCTGAAGTGTTGCCAGGAGGGAGGGCAGCCCCACCCTTTGTCATGCAGAAGAAGGAGCCTGGCTTCCCCAACCATCCCCACCTGGGTCTGCCCAGATTGGGCTCGAGATGGTAAACTGGCCCCAGAACCAGATCTTCTATGGGAGGAGAGCGGGGCAAGGGAATGAGTGATCCCTACCCTGACTCAGAGCACATTTGGACCTGGCCCTGGGCCCAGAACTAAGGGCACTGGAGGGCAGTGGGCTGGCCAtgctggggagagggggagggggccCAGGTAGGAAGGTAGATGAGGAGTGGGGCCCTGTGCCCTTGACCACGCTCCTGCCCCTGGTGGTCCAGGATGTGACCCCAACCAGAGGCCAGGTTGCCAAGTAAGGGCCGTGGGAAAACGTAGGGGTCAGAGGTCATCCTGGGGCCTCCATGGATGGGGACGAGCTGGACTCAGGCCTGGGCTCTGAGGTCAGCAAAGCTAACAGTCCAGGAGTGGAGTGGCTTCTAAGTCAGAGCCCAGCATCTGGGGTCTCCAGGGTGGCTTTTGCCCCCTTCCTGGGAAGGGGCAGATACTTCTGAGAGTGCTCAGGAAATGCCCCAAGGCCAGTCCAGGTGTCCTGGGCTGCCCCAACCCACACCATCAAcctccctgaccccaggcctGAGGGCCCATGTGGCTCCTTGGTGGTTCCAGGCACCCCCTGTGTGGGCCTTCCTGTTCTCCCAGAGTAGCTCAGACTCTGGCCTCATGGGGGGGCCTTCCCTGGGGCTCCGTCTGGGCTGAGGAGGGTGGGAAACCAACCAGGAATAGGGACCCGTTTTAGTTCATCCAGTGCCTTTGTATGGTGGGCACATCTTGCCAGACACCAACAACTCAAGCATGGCCTGGCAAGGACCTTCTGTCTCTTGGTGATGTTTGTTCAGTGTTCCAAGCTATGGACCCTGGGAACGGCCAACCTGGATGTTTAATTCCGTTTAACTATGAAGAACATCAGGCCCCTGGCCCGTTACTTGGAACACAGTCTGTACAAGGAACACAGGTCCATTGTTTTGAGGTAGGTGGAGGCTGCTAAGTAGAGGTTGCTAGATGGAAGTTGCAATGTGAAGgttttgggctgggcgtggtggctcacgcctataatcccagcactttgggaggccaaggtgggcagattacttgaggtcaagaattcgagcccagcctggccaacatagcaaaaccttgactctactaaaagtacaaaaattacctgggcttgCTGgaggacacctgtagtcccagctactcgggaggctgagacaggagatgtgcttgaacctgggaggcagaagttgcagtgagctgagattgcaccactgcactccagcctgggtaacagagtgagactctgtctcaaaaaaacccaaccaaccaaacaaacaaaagttgcAATGTAAAGATTTCTACATAACTTGCATGCTTTTCACAAATAGCAGCGGTTGCTCCTGTCCAACTGC
Protein-coding sequences here:
- the LOC105478527 gene encoding left-right determination factor 1 isoform X1 yields the protein MRPLWLCWALWVLPLAGPGSALTGEQLLSSLLQQLQLSEAPVLDRADMEELVIPAHVRAQYVTLLQRSHGDRSRGKRFSQSFQEVAGRFLASEASTHLLVFGMEQRLPPNSELVQAILRLFQEPVPKATLHRHGRLSPRSARARVTVEWLRVRDDGSNRTSLIDSRLVSVHESGWKVFDVTEAVNFWQQLSRPRQPLLLQVSVQREHPGPLASGAHELVRFASQGAPAGLGEPQLELHTLDLGDYGAQGDCDPEAPVTEGTRCCRQEMYIDLQGMKWADNWVLEPPGFLAYECVGTCQQPPEALAFKWPFLGPRQCIASETASLPMIVSIKEGGRTRPQVVSLPNMRVQKCSCASDGALVPRGLQP
- the LOC105478527 gene encoding left-right determination factor 1 isoform X2; this translates as MRPLWLCWALWVLPLAGPGSALTGEQLLSSLLQQLQLSEAPVLDRADMEELVIPAHVRAQYVTLLQRSHGDRSRGKRFSQSFQEVAGRFLASEATLHRHGRLSPRSARARVTVEWLRVRDDGSNRTSLIDSRLVSVHESGWKVFDVTEAVNFWQQLSRPRQPLLLQVSVQREHPGPLASGAHELVRFASQGAPAGLGEPQLELHTLDLGDYGAQGDCDPEAPVTEGTRCCRQEMYIDLQGMKWADNWVLEPPGFLAYECVGTCQQPPEALAFKWPFLGPRQCIASETASLPMIVSIKEGGRTRPQVVSLPNMRVQKCSCASDGALVPRGLQP